A genomic region of Miscanthus floridulus cultivar M001 chromosome 3, ASM1932011v1, whole genome shotgun sequence contains the following coding sequences:
- the LOC136542592 gene encoding nuclear transcription factor Y subunit B-10-like: MPDSDNESGGPSNADFSSPREQDRFLPIANVSRIMKKALPANAKISKDAKETVQECVSEFISFITGEASDKCQREKRKTINGDDILWAMTTLGFEDYIEPLKLYLHKFRELEGEKAATGSSGGSQPQPHRETTPSSTHNGAGEPVGGYGMYGGAGGGGSGMIMMMGQPMYGGSPSAASSGYPQQPHHQMAMGGKGVAYGHGGGSSSSPSGLGRQDRL; this comes from the coding sequence ATGCCGGACTCCGACAACGAGTCCGGCGGGCCGAGCAACGCGGACTTCTCGTCGCCGCGGGAGCAGGACCGGTTCCTGCCGATCGCGAACGTGAGCCGGATCATGAAGAAGGCGCTCCCGGCCAACGCCAAGATCTCCAAGGACGCCAAGGAGACGGTGCAGGAGTGCGTGTCCGAGTTCATCTCCTTCATCACCGGCGAGGCCTCCGACAAGTGCCAGCGCGAGAAGCGCAAGACCATCAACGGCGACGACATACTCTGGGCCATGACCACGCTCGGCTTCGAGGACTACATCGAGCCGCTCAAGCTCTACCTCCACAAGTTCCGCGAGCTCGAGGGCGAGAAGGCCGCCACGGGCTCCTCCGGCGgctcgcagccgcagccgcacagGGAGACGACGCCGTCGTCAACGCACAATGGCGCGGGCGAGCCCGTCGGCGGCTACGGCATGTACGGCGGCGCCGGCGGAGGCGGGAGCGGCATGATCATGATGATGGGACAGCCCATGTACGGCGGCTCCCCGTCGGCCGCGTCGTCAGGGTACCCGCAGCAACCGCACCACCAGATGGCGATGGGCGGGAAAGGTGTCGCATATGGCCACGGCGGAggctcgtcgtcgtcgccgtcaggGCTCGGCAGGCAGGACAGGTTGTGA